The following proteins are co-located in the Haloplanus sp. HW8-1 genome:
- the aroC gene encoding chorismate synthase translates to MNGNRFGRLFQVTTYGESHGDAMGVVVSGCPAGLELAEADIQRDLDRRKPGQSMITTSRGEPDEVRIHSGIQDGYTTGTPLGMVIQNKDARSGKYEPFVTAPRPSHGDFTYSAKFGTRNWGGGGRSSARETVNWVAAGAVAKKILAERGIELKAHVTQIGDIEAPDVSFEEMVEHSEDNEVRCGHPETAERMRERIDEYQQAGDSIGGAIEFEVRGVPRGLGAPRFDSISARLGQAMMSVPAATAFEFGLGREARRYTGSERNEDWEFDESEARSASNDASGDEPRARGDPVPVGNDHGGIQGGITTGQPITGEVTLHAPTSIPKTQTTVDWETGEEKEIQVVGRHDPVLPPRGVPVVEAMLAVTVVDFMLLAGRITPDRLDGQPGEYDTEYHPRSPDNVDS, encoded by the coding sequence ATGAACGGTAACCGATTCGGTCGTCTGTTCCAGGTGACGACCTACGGGGAGAGCCACGGGGACGCCATGGGCGTCGTCGTCTCGGGCTGTCCCGCGGGGCTCGAACTCGCAGAGGCCGACATCCAGCGTGACCTGGACCGGCGCAAACCCGGTCAGTCGATGATCACGACCAGCCGCGGCGAACCCGACGAGGTGCGGATCCACAGCGGGATCCAGGACGGGTATACCACGGGTACGCCGCTGGGCATGGTCATCCAGAACAAGGACGCCCGATCGGGGAAGTACGAACCGTTCGTGACGGCACCTCGTCCGTCCCACGGCGATTTCACCTACTCCGCGAAGTTCGGGACGCGCAACTGGGGCGGCGGCGGCCGCTCCTCGGCCCGGGAGACGGTGAACTGGGTCGCCGCCGGAGCGGTGGCGAAGAAGATCCTCGCGGAGCGAGGGATCGAACTGAAGGCACACGTCACCCAGATCGGCGACATCGAAGCCCCCGACGTGAGCTTCGAGGAGATGGTCGAACACAGCGAGGACAACGAGGTACGCTGTGGCCACCCCGAGACGGCCGAGCGGATGCGCGAGCGGATCGACGAGTACCAGCAGGCGGGTGACTCCATCGGCGGCGCCATCGAATTCGAGGTCCGCGGGGTTCCGCGGGGACTGGGCGCGCCGCGGTTCGACTCCATCTCGGCGCGTCTGGGTCAGGCGATGATGTCCGTCCCGGCCGCGACGGCCTTCGAGTTCGGCCTGGGTCGCGAGGCGCGACGATACACCGGGTCGGAGCGCAACGAGGACTGGGAGTTCGACGAGAGCGAGGCACGCAGTGCCTCGAACGACGCGAGCGGCGACGAGCCGCGAGCGCGAGGCGACCCCGTTCCCGTCGGCAACGACCACGGCGGCATCCAGGGCGGCATCACGACCGGCCAGCCCATCACCGGCGAGGTGACGCTACACGCCCCCACCTCCATCCCCAAGACCCAGACCACCGTCGACTGGGAGACTGGCGAGGAAAAGGAGATCCAGGTCGTCGGCCGCCACGATCCGGTCCTCCCGCCCCGTGGCGTGCCGGTCGTCGAGGCGATGCTCGCGGTGACCGTCGTCGACTTCATGCTGCTCGCGGGGCGGATCACTCCCGACCGGCTGGACGGCCAGCCCGGGGAGTACGACACGGAGTACCACCCCCGGAGCCCGGACAACGTCGACTCGTAG
- a CDS encoding DICT sensory domain-containing protein — MVADGQPTSLRDMFSEVSGGSLSLLTVNRTRPEQVQNLLADAFATGSVELSERSLPSDDDLLVLREDGEITAVSSLDRVMRSFLLVNGDQFTTSTRGFDEDVPAVLTGMDGTLFDLRGYPDSNKEKLLLVVISRHIERRAYEAGEGTLRATFQRLSRLEDESGTRQVYERLAGRPLDVHVYGVPDESPTWLDATVHAGTTHEYRRSWCVVYRPPTRGGVDDPGPGPAALVAHQRAPNRWRGFWTYDRERVERIHRYLVRSF, encoded by the coding sequence ATGGTAGCCGACGGCCAGCCAACTAGCCTTCGTGACATGTTCTCCGAGGTGTCGGGTGGCTCGCTCTCGCTGCTCACCGTCAACCGGACCCGGCCGGAACAGGTCCAGAACTTGCTGGCCGACGCGTTCGCGACGGGGTCGGTGGAGTTGTCCGAGCGGTCGCTCCCGTCGGACGACGACCTGCTTGTGCTTCGCGAGGACGGGGAGATCACCGCCGTCTCCTCGCTCGACCGGGTAATGCGGTCGTTTCTGCTCGTGAACGGGGACCAGTTCACGACGAGCACCCGAGGGTTCGACGAGGACGTACCCGCGGTGTTGACGGGCATGGACGGCACGCTGTTCGACCTCCGTGGCTATCCGGACTCGAACAAGGAGAAGCTCCTCCTGGTGGTGATCTCCCGGCATATCGAGCGCCGGGCGTACGAGGCCGGCGAGGGAACTCTCCGAGCGACGTTCCAGCGACTCTCCCGTCTCGAAGACGAGTCGGGGACGCGGCAGGTGTACGAACGGCTCGCCGGACGGCCGCTCGACGTCCACGTCTACGGCGTCCCCGACGAGTCGCCGACGTGGCTCGACGCGACGGTTCACGCAGGTACCACCCACGAGTATCGTCGCTCGTGGTGTGTGGTGTATCGACCGCCGACCCGGGGTGGTGTAGACGACCCGGGACCCGGACCCGCGGCGCTGGTCGCCCACCAGCGGGCACCGAACCGCTGGCGGGGGTTCTGGACGTACGACCGCGAGCGCGTCGAGCGGATCCACCGCTACCTGGTGCGGTCGTTCTGA
- a CDS encoding 2-oxoacid:acceptor oxidoreductase subunit alpha, producing MTDHELMWRIAGGSGDGIASTSQNFAKALMRAGLHVFTHRHYPSRIRGGHTYTEVRAKTEPVRSRGDGFNCLLALGDSFARNPQEDAYYGDEEIKPLSENLDELNEGGIIVYDTGLLDSADIPNFEERVEENDWHVYPLNLREIARDHGREVMRNTAGVGATAALLGIDLEYFEELMAESMPEDILEPNKEILHYTHDKVIEEFEFTHDLRVPEGSHDEEQVLLSGSDTIAYGAIDEGCRFIAGYPMTPWTEVFTIMSQALPELGGVSEQVEDEIAAAALALGASHAGVKAMSGSSGGGFALMSEPLGLAEMSETPVVLVEAMRAGPSTGLPTKPEQADLEHVLYTSQGDSNRVVLAPGTVAEAYEQSRLAFQLAYGYNIPVVLLYDQKLGGELMNVPASHFDREPNPDLGAVTTEEELEEAPHGPGGKFHRYRYDAEDGVSPRSIPGQKGGHFLVTGNEHNQAGHIEEDPTNRVTQMERRMSKLDGIREFLDEQDTQTYMGPEEADYGLITFGSQQGTVAEAVDRLNGAGHSVKGIGVSDMMPYPEAEMTEFLESVDEALVVEMNASGQFRGLTQKELGRFGDKLSSLLKYNGEPFEPAEIVTGFEASIEGQDVPDQQTTYVPAAGD from the coding sequence ATGACTGACCATGAACTCATGTGGCGGATCGCTGGTGGGTCGGGCGACGGCATCGCGTCGACCAGCCAGAACTTCGCCAAGGCCCTGATGCGAGCGGGGCTCCACGTCTTTACGCATCGACATTATCCGTCGCGGATCCGCGGCGGACACACGTACACGGAGGTACGAGCCAAGACCGAACCGGTACGCTCCCGTGGTGACGGGTTCAACTGTCTGCTCGCGCTGGGGGACTCCTTCGCGCGCAACCCACAGGAAGACGCGTACTACGGCGACGAGGAGATCAAGCCGCTGTCCGAGAACCTCGACGAACTCAACGAAGGCGGGATCATCGTCTACGACACCGGCCTGCTCGACAGCGCCGACATCCCGAACTTCGAGGAGCGGGTCGAGGAGAACGACTGGCACGTCTACCCGCTCAACCTCCGTGAGATCGCTCGTGACCACGGCCGGGAGGTCATGCGGAACACCGCCGGCGTCGGCGCGACGGCCGCACTTCTCGGCATCGACCTCGAGTACTTCGAGGAACTGATGGCCGAATCGATGCCGGAGGACATCCTCGAACCCAACAAGGAGATCCTGCATTACACCCACGACAAGGTGATCGAGGAGTTCGAGTTCACCCACGACCTCCGCGTACCCGAGGGAAGCCACGACGAGGAACAGGTGCTTCTCTCCGGGAGCGACACCATCGCCTACGGCGCCATCGACGAGGGCTGCCGGTTCATCGCCGGCTACCCGATGACGCCGTGGACCGAAGTGTTCACCATCATGTCCCAGGCGCTGCCGGAACTCGGCGGTGTCTCCGAACAGGTCGAAGACGAAATCGCGGCGGCTGCGCTCGCACTCGGGGCCTCCCACGCCGGCGTCAAGGCGATGTCGGGGTCCTCGGGCGGCGGGTTCGCGCTCATGTCCGAACCACTCGGGCTGGCCGAAATGTCCGAGACGCCGGTGGTCCTCGTGGAGGCGATGCGGGCCGGGCCGTCGACGGGCCTGCCGACCAAGCCCGAACAGGCCGACCTCGAACACGTCCTCTATACGAGCCAGGGCGACTCGAACCGGGTCGTGCTGGCGCCGGGGACGGTCGCCGAGGCCTACGAACAGTCGCGGCTCGCCTTCCAGTTGGCGTACGGCTACAACATCCCCGTCGTCCTGCTGTACGACCAGAAGCTCGGCGGCGAGTTGATGAACGTGCCAGCGAGCCACTTCGACCGCGAGCCCAACCCGGACTTGGGTGCTGTCACCACGGAGGAAGAACTGGAAGAGGCCCCCCACGGCCCCGGCGGGAAGTTCCACCGCTACCGCTACGACGCCGAGGACGGCGTCAGCCCGCGGTCGATCCCCGGACAGAAAGGTGGGCACTTCCTCGTGACCGGCAACGAGCACAACCAGGCCGGTCACATCGAGGAAGATCCTACCAACCGCGTCACGCAGATGGAGCGTCGGATGTCGAAACTCGACGGAATCCGGGAGTTCCTGGACGAGCAGGACACCCAGACGTACATGGGTCCCGAGGAGGCCGACTACGGCCTGATCACCTTCGGGAGCCAGCAGGGGACCGTCGCGGAGGCGGTCGATCGACTCAACGGTGCGGGCCACTCGGTGAAAGGCATCGGCGTCAGCGACATGATGCCCTACCCCGAGGCGGAGATGACCGAATTCTTGGAGAGCGTCGACGAAGCGTTGGTCGTCGAGATGAACGCGTCCGGGCAGTTCCGGGGGCTCACCCAGAAGGAACTCGGTCGGTTCGGTGACAAACTCTCCAGCCTCCTGAAGTACAACGGCGAACCGTTCGAACCCGCGGAGATCGTAACCGGATTCGAAGCGAGCATCGAGGGGCAGGACGTCCCCGACCAGCAGACGACCTACGTCCCGGCGGCAGGTGACTGA
- a CDS encoding thiamine pyrophosphate-dependent enzyme: MSAFSAIGEDREIDREEFTPTLEPQATWCPGCGDFGVLKALKQAMPEVGRNPDEVLLVTGIGCSGKLNSYFESYGYHSIHGRSLPIARAAKLANPDLEVIAAGGDGDGYGIGGNHFMHTARENHDMTYIVFNNEIFGLTKGQTSPTSPKGHKSKTQPHGSAKDPIRPLSLALTSGASYVARTAAVNPNQAKEILVEAMQHDGFAHIDFLTQCPTWNKDARQYVPYTDINDSEDYDFDPTNREDAQEMASEAERSLYEGEVLTGRFYVDSERPSYQEEKQAIGEMPEQPLAERYFDDDYEWERSHDLLLDRHK; the protein is encoded by the coding sequence ATGAGTGCATTCTCAGCAATCGGCGAAGACCGCGAGATCGACCGCGAAGAGTTCACCCCCACGCTCGAACCCCAGGCGACGTGGTGTCCGGGTTGTGGTGACTTCGGCGTCCTGAAGGCGCTGAAACAGGCCATGCCCGAGGTGGGGCGCAACCCCGACGAGGTGTTGCTCGTCACCGGCATCGGCTGTTCGGGGAAGCTCAACAGCTACTTCGAGAGCTACGGCTACCACTCGATCCACGGGCGTTCGCTCCCCATCGCCCGGGCGGCGAAACTCGCCAATCCCGACCTCGAAGTGATCGCGGCCGGCGGCGACGGTGACGGCTACGGGATCGGTGGCAACCACTTCATGCACACCGCCCGCGAGAACCACGACATGACCTACATCGTCTTCAACAACGAGATCTTCGGCCTGACGAAGGGGCAGACTTCGCCCACGTCGCCGAAGGGCCACAAGTCGAAGACCCAGCCCCACGGCAGCGCCAAGGACCCCATCCGGCCGCTGTCGCTGGCGCTCACCTCCGGGGCGTCCTACGTCGCGCGGACGGCCGCGGTCAACCCGAACCAGGCCAAGGAGATCCTCGTCGAGGCGATGCAACACGACGGCTTCGCCCACATCGACTTCCTCACCCAGTGTCCGACCTGGAACAAGGACGCCCGGCAGTACGTCCCCTACACGGACATCAACGACTCCGAGGACTACGACTTCGACCCGACGAACCGAGAGGACGCCCAAGAGATGGCCAGCGAGGCCGAGCGATCCCTCTACGAGGGCGAAGTCCTCACGGGGCGGTTCTACGTCGACTCCGAACGGCCGTCCTACCAGGAGGAAAAACAGGCCATCGGCGAGATGCCCGAACAGCCCCTTGCGGAGCGGTATTTCGACGACGACTACGAGTGGGAGCGGAGTCACGACCTGTTGCTCGACCGGCACAAGTAG
- the lrpA1 gene encoding HTH-type transcriptional regulator LrpA1 yields the protein MGTTATERRILSVLEEDAQASYGEIADRAGVSKPTVRKYIQQMEEEGVIVGYSAEVDPKKLSGQSIAMVGIEVESERYVEVTRALKAMDAVEALYTSSGDHMLMAEVRAPDGDALGDVINDDVLDLDGVTATHPSFLQERLK from the coding sequence ATGGGAACGACCGCTACGGAACGTCGTATTCTTTCCGTCCTCGAAGAGGACGCACAGGCGTCCTACGGGGAGATCGCGGACCGCGCTGGCGTCTCGAAGCCGACGGTTCGTAAGTACATCCAGCAGATGGAGGAGGAGGGGGTTATCGTCGGGTACTCCGCAGAGGTCGACCCGAAGAAGCTCTCGGGGCAGTCCATCGCCATGGTCGGGATCGAGGTCGAGAGCGAGCGGTACGTCGAGGTGACACGCGCGTTGAAGGCCATGGACGCCGTCGAGGCGCTGTACACCTCCTCCGGGGACCACATGCTGATGGCGGAGGTGCGGGCGCCGGACGGCGACGCCCTCGGCGACGTGATCAACGACGACGTGCTCGATCTCGACGGCGTGACGGCCACACATCCCTCCTTCCTGCAAGAACGGCTCAAGTAA
- the dinB gene encoding DNA polymerase IV, which translates to MSGGGTLPSVVDDGDDRIVCHVDVDCFYASCERLRDPELRGQPVVVGMGYESGEPHGAVATASYEARAFGVESAQPISAALERLPRMADARDDPSLDPAEAGYYRPVDLEYYREVAERIKTILRECADRIREVSVDEAYLDVTERTAWTVVDGRTLAEGYARYVKERIARQVGVPASVGVAPNMSAAKVASDHDKPDGLVVVEPGEVRAFFEPLSVSAVHGVGPVTARELRELGVETAGDLAAADPGILRERFGERGRTLHERARGHDDREVTPKGRPKSLSRESAFTEATDDAARQRETVAGLAADVAERAAGKDALYRTIGIKAVTPPYDVNTRERSLPGPVADADLVREVALDLLAEFAGEPIRKLGVRVSNLQFAAAEQARLDGWDRADTAECEGDVPLCDQSSLGDFDA; encoded by the coding sequence ATGTCCGGCGGCGGGACGCTCCCCAGCGTGGTCGACGACGGCGACGATCGCATCGTCTGTCACGTCGACGTCGACTGTTTTTACGCCTCCTGCGAGCGGTTGCGCGACCCCGAGCTTCGGGGCCAGCCGGTCGTCGTGGGGATGGGGTACGAGTCCGGCGAGCCCCACGGCGCCGTCGCCACGGCGAGTTACGAAGCCCGGGCGTTCGGCGTCGAGAGCGCCCAGCCCATCTCGGCGGCGCTCGAACGGCTGCCCCGCATGGCCGACGCCCGCGACGATCCGTCCCTCGATCCGGCCGAGGCAGGGTACTACCGCCCGGTCGACCTGGAGTACTACCGTGAGGTGGCCGAGCGGATCAAAACGATTCTGCGGGAGTGTGCCGACCGAATCCGGGAGGTGAGCGTCGACGAGGCGTACCTCGACGTGACCGAGCGGACGGCGTGGACGGTCGTGGACGGTCGAACGCTCGCGGAGGGGTACGCCCGGTACGTCAAAGAGCGGATCGCCCGGCAGGTGGGCGTCCCCGCGAGCGTCGGCGTCGCGCCCAACATGAGCGCCGCGAAGGTGGCGAGCGATCACGACAAGCCCGACGGACTGGTCGTGGTCGAACCCGGCGAGGTACGGGCCTTCTTCGAGCCGTTGTCCGTCTCCGCGGTCCACGGCGTCGGACCGGTGACGGCTCGAGAACTGCGCGAACTGGGCGTCGAGACGGCGGGCGACCTCGCGGCGGCCGATCCCGGGATCCTTCGCGAGCGGTTCGGCGAGCGGGGCCGGACGCTCCACGAGCGAGCGCGCGGCCACGACGACCGGGAGGTGACGCCGAAGGGCCGACCCAAGAGCCTCTCGCGGGAGTCGGCGTTCACCGAGGCGACCGACGACGCCGCCCGCCAGCGCGAGACGGTCGCGGGGCTGGCGGCGGACGTCGCGGAGCGGGCCGCGGGGAAAGACGCCCTCTATCGCACCATCGGCATCAAGGCGGTGACGCCGCCGTACGACGTGAACACGCGCGAGCGATCGCTGCCGGGGCCGGTCGCCGACGCCGACCTCGTCCGGGAGGTGGCGCTGGACCTCCTCGCGGAGTTTGCAGGCGAGCCGATCCGAAAACTCGGGGTGCGAGTATCGAACCTCCAGTTCGCGGCGGCGGAGCAAGCACGACTCGACGGCTGGGACCGGGCGGACACCGCGGAGTGCGAGGGCGACGTACCGCTGTGCGACCAGTCGTCGCTCGGCGACTTCGACGCGTAG
- a CDS encoding ATP-binding protein: MTETETITVADVSEGPGGDAEADPGAPVSLPVVELLTGRGFVTGKSGSGKSNTASVLVENLLENNFPVLVVDTDGEYYGLKEEFELLHAGADDECDIQVSPEHAEKIASLALEGNVPIILDVSGYLDEDVAKELLLSVARHLFAKEKKLKKPFLMLVEEVHEYIPEGGGLDETGKMLIKIGKRGRKHGLGIVGISQRPADVKKDFITQCDWLVWHRLTWNNDTNVVSRIIDAEHASAVEDLGDGEAFLMTDWSESVRRVQFHRKRTFDAGATPGLDDFERPELKSISDDLVADLREISDEQERRESELADLRQEVERKAQRIRELEAELEEARDLSRMADKFAQAMLRKAEAPYRGGDGRNAARPLPSDQAELREYEPEEGDADANSGSGTTEPNDSPGDSDAEANADATGEFPTIEPNEWPTPGPVSAEEGNEADGGAEASTEEQADGDTDGGTDASTEEQADVTFDAGEAPAVDERAPAEASTVDSTESGATPGTREAVVARLRDRIEALPDLSQAMLAHYREAGTADPVDAHVAAGGTPKQTLAYGRNRPLRRAGFVEHVERDTYRYALSDRVAERFDGHLDEVDLASVQRDVERAFVDEAALVDESVDDDEGRSIPAEERPDVEMVPDEESVEPDDGFVTEDVAIIDDDSADGGDNDDGGTTTDAEGDDGTATDAEDDDGTATDAEDDGGTAPAERDTGGVEIL; encoded by the coding sequence ATGACGGAGACGGAAACCATCACGGTCGCGGACGTGAGCGAGGGTCCCGGCGGCGACGCCGAGGCCGACCCCGGGGCGCCGGTCTCGCTCCCGGTCGTGGAACTGCTCACCGGCCGGGGGTTCGTCACCGGGAAGTCCGGATCGGGGAAGTCCAACACCGCGTCGGTGCTGGTCGAGAACCTACTGGAGAACAACTTTCCGGTCCTCGTGGTCGACACGGACGGCGAGTACTACGGCCTGAAAGAGGAGTTCGAACTCCTGCACGCGGGCGCCGACGACGAGTGTGACATCCAGGTCAGCCCCGAACACGCCGAAAAGATCGCGTCGCTCGCCTTGGAGGGCAACGTGCCGATCATCCTCGACGTGTCGGGCTACCTCGACGAGGACGTGGCGAAGGAACTCCTGCTCTCGGTCGCGCGCCACCTCTTCGCCAAGGAGAAGAAACTGAAAAAGCCTTTCCTGATGCTGGTCGAGGAGGTCCACGAGTACATCCCCGAGGGCGGCGGCTTGGACGAGACGGGGAAGATGCTCATCAAGATCGGCAAGCGGGGCCGGAAACACGGCCTCGGCATCGTCGGGATCAGCCAGCGGCCGGCGGACGTCAAGAAGGACTTCATCACGCAGTGTGACTGGCTCGTGTGGCACAGACTCACGTGGAACAACGACACGAACGTGGTGAGTCGGATCATCGACGCCGAACACGCCAGCGCCGTCGAGGATCTGGGTGACGGCGAAGCGTTCCTGATGACCGACTGGAGCGAGTCGGTGCGGCGGGTGCAGTTCCACCGCAAGCGCACCTTCGACGCCGGGGCGACGCCCGGCCTCGACGACTTCGAGCGCCCGGAACTCAAATCCATCAGCGACGACCTCGTCGCCGACCTCCGCGAGATCAGCGACGAACAGGAGCGCCGGGAGAGCGAACTCGCGGACCTGCGACAGGAGGTGGAACGAAAAGCCCAGCGCATCCGCGAACTGGAAGCGGAACTGGAGGAGGCGCGGGACCTCTCGCGGATGGCCGACAAGTTCGCACAGGCGATGCTCCGGAAGGCCGAGGCGCCGTACCGCGGCGGCGACGGACGGAACGCCGCCCGGCCGCTGCCGTCGGATCAGGCGGAGTTGCGCGAGTACGAACCGGAGGAGGGGGACGCGGATGCGAATAGCGGCTCCGGGACGACGGAGCCGAACGACTCCCCGGGGGACTCGGACGCGGAGGCGAACGCGGACGCGACCGGCGAGTTCCCGACGATCGAACCGAACGAGTGGCCGACGCCCGGGCCGGTGTCCGCCGAGGAGGGGAACGAGGCCGACGGCGGGGCGGAGGCCTCGACCGAGGAACAGGCCGACGGGGACACCGACGGCGGGACGGACGCGTCGACCGAGGAACAGGCCGACGTGACGTTCGACGCCGGCGAGGCACCCGCTGTCGATGAGCGGGCGCCGGCGGAGGCGTCGACGGTCGACTCGACGGAATCGGGTGCGACACCGGGCACTCGCGAGGCGGTCGTCGCTCGGTTGCGCGACCGGATCGAGGCCCTGCCGGATCTCTCGCAGGCGATGCTGGCTCACTACCGCGAGGCGGGAACTGCCGACCCGGTCGACGCCCACGTCGCGGCGGGCGGGACGCCGAAGCAAACGCTCGCCTACGGCCGGAACCGTCCGCTCCGCCGGGCCGGATTCGTCGAACACGTCGAACGGGACACCTACCGGTACGCGCTCTCTGACCGGGTGGCCGAGCGGTTCGACGGCCACCTCGACGAAGTGGACCTCGCGTCCGTCCAGCGGGACGTCGAACGCGCCTTCGTCGACGAGGCGGCGCTGGTCGACGAGAGCGTGGACGACGACGAGGGTCGGAGCATCCCGGCCGAGGAACGGCCGGACGTGGAGATGGTGCCGGACGAGGAGAGCGTCGAACCGGACGACGGCTTCGTCACCGAAGACGTGGCGATCATCGACGACGACTCGGCGGATGGCGGGGACAACGACGACGGCGGCACGACGACCGACGCCGAAGGCGACGATGGGACCGCGACCGACGCCGAAGACGACGATGGGACCGCGACCGACGCCGAAGACGACGGCGGCACGGCGCCGGCCGAGAGGGACACCGGCGGCGTGGAAATCCTCTAG
- the tpiA gene encoding triose-phosphate isomerase, protein MFVLVNLKAYPCDPVAVAEAATSVAKAHGARIAVATQAAHLDRVAATGVETWAQHVAPVDHGSHTGHTLAEAVADAGATGSLLNHSERRLKLADIDGALDAAKRADMETVVCANNPEQVAAAAALGPDAVAVEPPGLIGGDVSVASADPEIVEGAVAAAEAVDPEVDVYCGAGVSTGEDVAAAADLGAEGVLLASGVAKADDPRAVLEDLVSGVSSRR, encoded by the coding sequence ATGTTCGTCCTCGTCAACCTCAAAGCGTACCCCTGTGACCCGGTCGCCGTCGCCGAAGCGGCCACGTCGGTGGCCAAAGCCCACGGCGCCCGCATCGCCGTCGCCACGCAGGCGGCCCACCTCGACCGCGTCGCCGCGACGGGGGTCGAGACGTGGGCACAGCACGTCGCGCCCGTCGATCACGGGAGCCACACCGGACACACCCTCGCCGAGGCCGTCGCCGACGCCGGCGCGACGGGGTCCCTGCTCAATCATTCCGAGCGCCGACTGAAACTCGCCGACATCGACGGCGCCTTAGACGCCGCGAAGCGTGCAGACATGGAGACGGTCGTCTGTGCCAACAACCCCGAACAGGTGGCTGCGGCGGCCGCACTCGGCCCCGACGCCGTGGCAGTCGAACCTCCCGGACTCATCGGTGGCGACGTGTCGGTGGCCAGTGCCGATCCCGAAATCGTCGAGGGCGCCGTCGCCGCCGCGGAGGCGGTCGACCCCGAGGTTGACGTCTACTGCGGCGCCGGCGTCTCGACCGGCGAGGACGTCGCCGCCGCTGCCGACCTCGGGGCCGAGGGCGTCCTCCTCGCGAGCGGCGTGGCCAAGGCCGACGATCCGCGGGCGGTGCTGGAGGATCTGGTGTCGGGCGTGTCGTCGCGTCGGTGA
- a CDS encoding carbon-nitrogen hydrolase family protein gives MSRDVAETFTLGAAQIEPEYHDAEGTLAKTCRWIERAGDRGVDVLVFPETYVPGYPYWRRSTSIARWTDLMVELREHSLHVDDDAVETVGEAVADADLHLVLGTNEVDDRRGSETLYNSLFFFDRSGELVRRHRKLMPTHDERSIWGRGDPAHLTTHDTDVGRLGGLVCYENHMTLSKAALCADGEEIHAAVWPGFWEQHGHPGDKTRADSPAARDTCDIYPAVREYAFETQSFVASCSAYMSDDVPEGFEEGEIGFGVGNGGSMLVNPAGIVKAGPVVGEETLLTAEFDRDERRATKAYFDAMGHYARWDAVNLEVRDGRPDPVHDHHGTGSTLSAARAQSLAEEHDVPIEAIEAVAESLAEE, from the coding sequence ATGTCCCGTGACGTGGCCGAGACGTTCACGCTCGGCGCCGCACAGATCGAACCGGAGTACCACGACGCCGAGGGCACCCTCGCGAAGACCTGCCGGTGGATCGAACGCGCCGGTGACCGCGGCGTCGACGTACTGGTCTTCCCCGAGACGTACGTCCCCGGCTACCCCTACTGGCGACGGAGCACCTCCATCGCCCGGTGGACCGACCTGATGGTCGAGTTGAGGGAACACAGCCTCCACGTCGACGACGACGCCGTCGAGACCGTCGGCGAGGCCGTCGCCGACGCGGACCTCCATCTCGTCCTCGGGACGAACGAGGTGGACGACCGCCGGGGGAGCGAGACGCTCTACAACTCGCTGTTTTTCTTCGACCGATCGGGGGAACTCGTCCGCCGGCACCGGAAACTCATGCCGACCCACGACGAGCGAAGCATCTGGGGCCGGGGCGACCCCGCCCACCTCACCACCCACGACACCGACGTGGGACGGCTCGGCGGGTTAGTCTGCTACGAGAACCACATGACCCTCTCGAAGGCGGCGTTGTGTGCGGACGGCGAGGAGATCCACGCCGCCGTCTGGCCCGGGTTCTGGGAACAGCACGGCCACCCCGGCGACAAGACGCGCGCGGACTCGCCCGCCGCCCGCGACACCTGCGACATATACCCCGCGGTCCGGGAGTACGCCTTCGAGACGCAGTCGTTCGTCGCCTCCTGTTCGGCCTACATGAGCGACGACGTGCCCGAGGGGTTCGAAGAGGGTGAGATCGGGTTCGGCGTGGGCAACGGAGGGAGTATGCTCGTCAACCCCGCCGGCATCGTGAAGGCCGGCCCGGTGGTCGGCGAGGAGACGCTCCTGACCGCCGAGTTCGACCGCGACGAACGCCGCGCGACCAAGGCCTACTTCGACGCGATGGGGCATTACGCCCGCTGGGACGCGGTGAACCTGGAGGTGCGCGACGGCCGGCCCGATCCAGTCCACGACCACCACGGGACCGGATCAACCCTTTCGGCCGCCCGTGCCCAGTCGCTCGCCGAGGAACACGACGTCCCGATCGAGGCCATCGAGGCCGTCGCCGAGTCGCTCGCGGAGGAGTGA